In the Numida meleagris isolate 19003 breed g44 Domestic line chromosome 5, NumMel1.0, whole genome shotgun sequence genome, one interval contains:
- the LRRC18 gene encoding leucine-rich repeat-containing protein 18 has product MAKGKGPKGKKITLKTAKNSIRISFDGGRRLDLSKMGITTFPKCILKLADVDELDLSRNMLKKIPNSIEKFQKLRWLDLHSNQLEDLPKTVGTLQNLFYLNICNNKLTSKNLPEELNLLKNLRFLNLGLNCLDSIPPTLGALKELKELGLFDNLLTVIPNSVKRLPKLQKLNADRNPLPELVKKEEYVDPIKRIESLYLVQEKDLCCSCLKACQEERGKLKKFKNTVPCPSKKLSFPLLLTPNSTAVDNQEQWRLKDEHL; this is encoded by the coding sequence ATGGCCAAGGGGAAAGgtccaaaagggaaaaaaatcaccttgaaaactgcaaaaaattcCATCAGGATCTCTTTTGATGGAGGTCGCCGTCTTGACTTAAGTAAGATGGGTATCACTACCTTTCCTAAGTGCATTCTAAAACTGGCTGATGTGGATGAGCTTGATTTGAGCAGAAACATGCTAAAAAAGATCCCAAACAGCATCGAGAAGTTCCAGAAACTGCGGTGGCTGGACCTGCACAGCAATCAGCTTGAAGACTTGCCCAAGACAGTAGGTACACTTCAGAATCTTTTCTACCTGAATATATGTAACAACAAGCTGACCAGTAAGAATTTGCCAGAGGAGTTGAACCTTCTAAAGAACCTGCGTTTTCTCAACCTCGGCTTGAACTGTCTTGACAGCATCCCCCCCACACTTGGGGCCCTGAAGGAGCTTAAGGAGTTAGGTCTCTTTGACAACCTCTTGACCGTCATCCCAAACAGTGTGAAGAGGCTCCCCAAGCTCCAGAAACTGAATGCAGACAGAAACCCTCTCCCTGAGTtagtaaaaaaagaagagtatgTCGATCCCATAAAACGCATAGAATCGCTTTACTTAGTACAAGAGAAAGACCTATGCTGTTCCTGCCTGAAGGCTTGTCAGGAAGAAAGGGGCAAACTAAAGAAGTTTAAGAACACAGTGCCCTGCCCCTCTAAGAAGCTCAGTTTCCCTTTACTCCTTACGCCCAACTCCACTGCAGTGGATAACCAAGAACAATGGAGATTAAAAGATGAACATCTCTGA